A region from the Ctenopharyngodon idella isolate HZGC_01 chromosome 13, HZGC01, whole genome shotgun sequence genome encodes:
- the asrgl1 gene encoding isoaspartyl peptidase/L-asparaginase isoform X1, giving the protein MLPVVVVHGGAGHIPKERAELSTIGVKEAARTGYAILQRGGSAMDAVVEAVTLMENNPRFNAGRGSVLNVKGEVEMDAIVMDGRTLASGAVSAVRRVANPVQLARLVMEKTNHLCLTAEGASKFARSMGVPEVPEESLITDYAKMRWKKNLEADANPVECQMGKMGTVGAVAVDIDGNIACATSTGGMINKMEGRVGDTPCVGCGGYADNKIGAVSPTGHGEAIMKVTLSRLILFHMEQGKTPEEASDLALAYMKERVEGLGGVVVVDPKGTWAARFSSLQMSWAAAQQGELHFGLYHGEDFVEPVQEDT; this is encoded by the exons ATGCTGCCTGTAGTGGTGGTGCATGGAGGTGCTGGTCATATTCCTAAAGAAAGAGCTGAACTCTCTACTATCGGTGTGAAAGAGGCAGCCAGGACTGGGTATGCCATCCTCCAGAGGGGTGGAAGTGCCATGGATGCTGTGGTTGAAGCAGTGACCTTGATGGAGAACAACCCAAGATTCAATGCAG GTCGGGGGTCAGTGCTAAATGTAAAGGGGGAGGTTGAGATGGATGCAATTGTGATGGATGGCAGGACTCTAGCTAGCGGGGCTGTGTCAGCAGTCAGAAGAGTGGCTAACCCAGTGCAACTGGCCAGGCTTGTCATGGAGAAG ACCAACCACTTGTGTCTGACAGCTGAAGGGGCCTCTAAGTTTGCCAGAAGCATGGGTGTACCGGAAGTGCCTGAGGAGTCATTGATCACAGACTATGCCAAGATGCGCTGGAAGAAGAACCTGGAGGCAGATGCCAACCCTGTGGAATGCCAAAT gggcAAGATGGGAACAGTAGGTGCAGTTGCTGTGGACATAGACGGAAACATTGCTTGTGCTACATCCACTGGTggaatgataaataaaatggagGGACGTGTGGGAGACACGCCGTGTGTTG GATGTGGGGGCTATGCAGATAACAAGATTGGGGCTGTCTCACCCACAGGCCATGGGGAAGCCATTATGAAGGTCACGCTGTCCAGACTCATTCTCTTCCACATGGAGCAAG GGAAGACCCCAGAGGAGGCAAGTGACCTGGCTCTTGCGTATATGAAGGAGCGGGTGGAGGGTCTCGGTGGGGTGGTGGTGGTAGATCCCAAAGGAACCTGGGCAGCTCGCTTCAGCAGTTTACAGATGTCATGGGCTGCTGCTCAGCAGGGTGAACTCCACTTTGGGCTGTACCATGGTGAAGACTTTGTTGAGCCTGTACAAGAGGACACataa
- the asrgl1 gene encoding isoaspartyl peptidase/L-asparaginase isoform X2, with product MDAIVMDGRTLASGAVSAVRRVANPVQLARLVMEKTNHLCLTAEGASKFARSMGVPEVPEESLITDYAKMRWKKNLEADANPVECQMGKMGTVGAVAVDIDGNIACATSTGGMINKMEGRVGDTPCVGCGGYADNKIGAVSPTGHGEAIMKVTLSRLILFHMEQGKTPEEASDLALAYMKERVEGLGGVVVVDPKGTWAARFSSLQMSWAAAQQGELHFGLYHGEDFVEPVQEDT from the exons ATGGATGCAATTGTGATGGATGGCAGGACTCTAGCTAGCGGGGCTGTGTCAGCAGTCAGAAGAGTGGCTAACCCAGTGCAACTGGCCAGGCTTGTCATGGAGAAG ACCAACCACTTGTGTCTGACAGCTGAAGGGGCCTCTAAGTTTGCCAGAAGCATGGGTGTACCGGAAGTGCCTGAGGAGTCATTGATCACAGACTATGCCAAGATGCGCTGGAAGAAGAACCTGGAGGCAGATGCCAACCCTGTGGAATGCCAAAT gggcAAGATGGGAACAGTAGGTGCAGTTGCTGTGGACATAGACGGAAACATTGCTTGTGCTACATCCACTGGTggaatgataaataaaatggagGGACGTGTGGGAGACACGCCGTGTGTTG GATGTGGGGGCTATGCAGATAACAAGATTGGGGCTGTCTCACCCACAGGCCATGGGGAAGCCATTATGAAGGTCACGCTGTCCAGACTCATTCTCTTCCACATGGAGCAAG GGAAGACCCCAGAGGAGGCAAGTGACCTGGCTCTTGCGTATATGAAGGAGCGGGTGGAGGGTCTCGGTGGGGTGGTGGTGGTAGATCCCAAAGGAACCTGGGCAGCTCGCTTCAGCAGTTTACAGATGTCATGGGCTGCTGCTCAGCAGGGTGAACTCCACTTTGGGCTGTACCATGGTGAAGACTTTGTTGAGCCTGTACAAGAGGACACataa